TAACGAAAAAATGATTTATAGAAAACGCCGTAAAACCAACGTCTTTTAAGCGTTGGATATAAAGCGCAATAAATTTACAACGTAGCAGGTTTCATGGTAAAACCATAGTATGAAACAGATTAGAGGATTTAAATACAGATTTTACCCGAACTCAGCGCAGCGATTAGAGCTAGCGCAAACGTTTGGCTGTACTAGATTTGTTTTCAATTGGGCATTAGCTTTGAGAACTAATAGCTACTACCAAGACAAAGTATCTGTAACCTATACAGACACTTCTAATGCTCTAACCAAATTAAAGAAAGATCCAGAAAAACCTTGGCTTAAACAAGTCTCAGCCGTACCATTGCAGCAAGGGTTAAGACATCTAAATACAGCATTCAATAATTTTTTTGCTGGTAAAAGTAAATACCCTAGATTCAAGAAAAAGAACAATCGACAATCGGCGCATTACGCCCCTAACGCTTTTAAATGGAGTGACGGCAAATTAACTCTAGCCAAGATGTCTCAACCATTGAAAATTAGATGGAGTAGGTATTTTACTGGTCAACCAAAGCAGGTAATTGTATCTAAAGACCCTAGCAATAGATATTTTGTCTCATTCTTGGTTGAAGAACAATTGGAGCAATGGATCGAGAGCGAAGGAAAAATCGGTATCGATTTGGGTGTCAAAGATTTGATGGTTACGTCAACGGGTTTTGCTTCAGGCAATCCCAAACATTACCAGAAACATTTCTCTAGGCTAAAGACCTTACAGCGCAGACTAGCTAAAAAGCAGAAAGGTTCAAATAATAGATATAAGGCAAGGCTAAAAGTAGCAAAGCTTCACGCTAAAATAGCCGATTGCAGAAAGGATTTTTTACACAAATTAACGACTCAGTTGGTACGCGAAAACCAAGCTATCTATACTGAGACGTTAGCTGTAAAAAATATGATGGCTAACCATAAGTTAGCGCAGCGCGTACGCGCAGATCGTCGTCTTAACGACGACTGGGGAAGCTTTGCTTCCCGCGCTATTGCAGATTGTGGTTGGGGGGAGGCATTGCGCCAATTTCAATACAAATGTAAATGGCACGACCGAGAATTAGGAGCGATAAGTAGATGGTTTCCATCAACTAAACGCTGTAATCCTTGCGGTCATATCTTGGATAAATTACCTCTGAATATCAGAGAGTGGATATGTCCTAGCTGCAACAACCTTAATCTTAGGGATGTCAACGCAGCATTAAATATTTTAGCGGTCGGGCAGACCGTGTTTGCTTGTGGATCTGGCTCTAGCGGGAATGTGTCTTTGACAGATCTAGCTATCCAGGGATGAATCAAGAATCCCACTCATTCATGTGTGGGAGTGTCAAACTCCAAAAATCTGCTTTTTAAATATTTTTAATGCAAAACTCGATGACAACTAAAGTCAAATTGTTTATTATCCATCAATTTAAAATATCTGCCAAAATGGCAACATCATAATTGTGGTTTTGGTAAATTAATAATTAAGCAATAAATCAATTGCGAGTCAACTAACCAACTAATTAAACAAGAGGACAAGAAAGATGATTATTTCAGATCTTAGCTTTATAGAAGTTACTAGCTCCACTGATGTACTTGGAGGAGCTCATACAGATTATGACAAGAACAAGTATAAAAAAGCGAAGAAATATTATTACAATAAAGAAACATACACTGCAAATGCAACAAACGTTTCAGTTGTTAAAATCAACAAAAGTCCGGGTAGTGAGGTAAATGTGTATCAAGAGGCTAAAGCCTACGCCGGATAATTGGAAAGATCGAACTCGGTAACTCGAATTGTATCTTTGTCGTAAAATTACCACCTTTTGGGAAATGAAAAACAAAGATACCGAGTACTATCGATAGAGTGACAATCAATTTTAATAAGTTAAAGTTCCAGTCTGATACTTATACATTTATGTATCTATGACTGGACTTTATTTTTTTTGCGTTGCCGATCGCTAGTATTTTGCCAACTTAACTTTGATAAACTAACTGAATTTTATTATTTTTTTTAGAGTAAAACATTACATTATTACATTTTAATAACGCCCATTTTATCTAGTTTATTTGAGCTAAAATGCTAAATTAGAAAATTGTAAAATCATAAGATAATGAATAATGATTTCTTTAGCCCAAATTGCCAATCAGCCAGAATTAATTGTTGATTATTTAAAAAAAGATATCAGCTTAAAAGATGTCTGCCAAAAAATTTTACATCAAATAGCGATCGACCGCTCGGCAGAACAATACGCTGTAACCGTAACTCCAGAAGAAATTCAAGCTGAAGCAGATAAAATTCGTCATCAACAACGCTTGGAAAAGGCTGCCGATACATTAGCCTGGTTAAAAGATTGCATGATTACTATCGAGGATTGGGAGACAGGAATAAATGACAGACTTATAGCTCAAAAATTAGCAAAATATTTATTTACCAAAAAAGCAGAAACCCATTTTATTGAGAATCGACTTGATTTTGAGCAAGTTTTGTTATATCAAATCGTAATTCCTTATGAAAAACTAGCTCGAGAACTATTTTATCAAATTGAAGAAGAAGAAATTAGTTTTTACCAAGCAGCTCATTGCTATGACATAGATTGTATCAGAAGAGAAAAATGTGGTTACGAAGGAAAACTATATCGTATGGATATTATGCCAGAAATTTCCGCAGCTATTTTCGCAGGACAACAGGGTGAAATCATTGGGCCGATTAAAACCGATATAGGATACCATATTATCAAAGTTGAAGAGTTTATCAAACCAGAGCTGACACCAGACATTCATCAAAAAATTATCGATGAAATGTTCGCTCAATGGTTGGAAAGTGAAACTAATTATTTAATTCACAGTCACACAAATTCCATCTAAAAAATTGGAGCAATATTGATTTTTTAAACGCTTCCTTTGTAGAAGTTACGCAAAAAATTTTTTCAGACTAGATTAAAATTAAACAAACAAGACGAATGTCACTTGAGAAAATATCATACTTGATGAAAAAGTCTACAAGATTTCCAAAAAGATGTATGAAAGTCGGCAA
The sequence above is drawn from the Coleofasciculaceae cyanobacterium genome and encodes:
- a CDS encoding RNA-guided endonuclease TnpB family protein, which encodes MKQIRGFKYRFYPNSAQRLELAQTFGCTRFVFNWALALRTNSYYQDKVSVTYTDTSNALTKLKKDPEKPWLKQVSAVPLQQGLRHLNTAFNNFFAGKSKYPRFKKKNNRQSAHYAPNAFKWSDGKLTLAKMSQPLKIRWSRYFTGQPKQVIVSKDPSNRYFVSFLVEEQLEQWIESEGKIGIDLGVKDLMVTSTGFASGNPKHYQKHFSRLKTLQRRLAKKQKGSNNRYKARLKVAKLHAKIADCRKDFLHKLTTQLVRENQAIYTETLAVKNMMANHKLAQRVRADRRLNDDWGSFASRAIADCGWGEALRQFQYKCKWHDRELGAISRWFPSTKRCNPCGHILDKLPLNIREWICPSCNNLNLRDVNAALNILAVGQTVFACGSGSSGNVSLTDLAIQG
- a CDS encoding peptidylprolyl isomerase codes for the protein MISLAQIANQPELIVDYLKKDISLKDVCQKILHQIAIDRSAEQYAVTVTPEEIQAEADKIRHQQRLEKAADTLAWLKDCMITIEDWETGINDRLIAQKLAKYLFTKKAETHFIENRLDFEQVLLYQIVIPYEKLARELFYQIEEEEISFYQAAHCYDIDCIRREKCGYEGKLYRMDIMPEISAAIFAGQQGEIIGPIKTDIGYHIIKVEEFIKPELTPDIHQKIIDEMFAQWLESETNYLIHSHTNSI